The following coding sequences lie in one Anaerolineales bacterium genomic window:
- a CDS encoding methylenetetrahydrofolate reductase — protein MAAPLRSGSRLERVLRSGRFAVTAELNPPDSADAQSVYERALVLAEVCDAINATDASGAHVHMSSVGVCALLTRAGYEPVLQVSCRDRNRIAIQGDLLGAAAMGVRNVLCLTGDGVQTGDQPQAKPVFDLDSIGLLRTASILRDQGQFLSGRKLETPPALFLGAAANPFVPPLEHRARHLAKKIEAGAEFIQTQYCFDVPRLEQFMAQVRDLGLDQRAYILVGVGPLRSARAAEWMRSNVPGVVIPDPVLRRLSQVPSDRQRQVGKQLCVEIIQQVREIRGVSGVHVMAYRQEELVAEIIEQAGLLPRRRHRPMLPEGEPETQ, from the coding sequence ATGGCAGCGCCCCTGAGAAGTGGCTCGCGGCTGGAACGCGTCTTGCGCTCGGGGCGCTTCGCCGTCACGGCGGAACTCAATCCGCCGGACAGCGCCGATGCGCAGTCGGTGTACGAGCGAGCCTTGGTGTTGGCCGAAGTCTGTGACGCCATCAACGCCACCGACGCCAGCGGGGCGCATGTGCACATGTCCAGCGTAGGGGTGTGCGCCCTGTTGACACGGGCCGGCTATGAGCCGGTGCTGCAGGTCTCCTGCCGGGATCGAAACCGCATCGCCATTCAGGGCGACCTGCTGGGGGCGGCGGCCATGGGCGTGCGCAACGTCCTGTGTCTGACGGGGGATGGTGTGCAGACCGGCGACCAGCCGCAGGCGAAACCGGTCTTCGACCTGGATTCGATCGGCCTGCTGCGCACGGCCAGCATCCTGCGCGACCAGGGCCAGTTCTTGAGCGGACGCAAGCTGGAGACCCCGCCGGCACTCTTCTTGGGTGCGGCGGCCAACCCGTTTGTCCCGCCGCTGGAGCACCGTGCCCGCCATCTGGCCAAGAAGATCGAAGCCGGCGCCGAATTCATTCAAACCCAGTATTGCTTCGACGTGCCGCGGCTCGAACAGTTCATGGCGCAGGTGCGCGACCTAGGGCTCGACCAGCGGGCGTATATTCTGGTCGGAGTGGGGCCGTTGCGGTCGGCCAGGGCGGCGGAGTGGATGCGGAGCAACGTCCCGGGGGTCGTGATTCCGGACCCTGTCCTGCGCCGCCTGAGCCAGGTCCCGTCGGATCGGCAGCGTCAGGTGGGCAAGCAGCTGTGCGTGGAGATCATCCAGCAGGTTCGGGAGATCCGGGGCGTAAGCGGGGTGCATGTGATGGCCTACCGGCAGGAAGAGCTCGTGGCGGAGATCATCGAGCAGGCAGGCCTGCTGCCGCGACGCCGGCATCGTCCGATGCTTCCCGAGGGAGAGCCAGAGACGCAGTGA
- a CDS encoding homocysteine S-methyltransferase family protein — protein sequence MAKWQDLIAVPGLILADGAMGTMLFEAGLQFGDSPERWNVEHPERVQAVHRAYLEAGSRLLLTNTFGGNRWRLSLHGLESRGREFVEAGARNARASVEAAGGRALVAGDIGPSGSLLAPLGELDEAEAVAGFAEQAEALLEGGVDVIWIETMSDLGEVATAVRGVRQASESVPILATMTFDTRGHTMMGVSPEKAVQQLLALGAAAIGGNCGNGPEEILEVVERMRAVSPQAIVIAKANAGLPTLVGGHAVYAASPESMAEYARAAAGRGARIIGACCGSTPAHLQAMGEVLRDQLAA from the coding sequence ATGGCGAAATGGCAGGACCTGATCGCGGTGCCGGGATTGATCCTGGCCGATGGTGCCATGGGAACAATGCTGTTCGAAGCGGGGCTCCAGTTCGGCGACTCGCCAGAGCGCTGGAACGTTGAGCATCCGGAGCGAGTGCAGGCAGTGCACCGGGCCTACCTGGAGGCCGGATCGCGCCTGCTGTTGACCAATACCTTCGGCGGCAACCGCTGGCGGCTGTCGCTGCACGGTCTGGAGTCCCGCGGCCGGGAGTTCGTGGAAGCCGGGGCGCGCAATGCCCGGGCCTCCGTCGAGGCTGCCGGCGGCCGAGCCCTGGTGGCCGGCGACATCGGCCCGAGCGGCTCGCTGCTGGCGCCGCTGGGCGAGCTGGACGAGGCCGAGGCCGTGGCCGGGTTTGCCGAACAGGCGGAAGCCTTGCTCGAAGGCGGGGTCGATGTCATCTGGATCGAGACGATGTCGGACCTGGGAGAGGTGGCGACCGCGGTGCGCGGCGTGCGGCAGGCATCGGAGAGCGTGCCGATCCTGGCGACGATGACCTTCGACACCCGCGGCCACACGATGATGGGCGTCAGCCCCGAGAAGGCCGTTCAGCAGCTCTTGGCCCTGGGCGCGGCGGCCATTGGCGGGAATTGCGGCAACGGCCCAGAGGAAATCCTCGAGGTAGTCGAGAGAATGCGGGCGGTTTCGCCGCAAGCGATCGTGATCGCCAAGGCCAACGCCGGATTGCCGACGCTGGTCGGCGGGCATGCCGTGTATGCCGCCAGCCCCGAGTCGATGGCGGAGTACGCCCGGGCAGCTGCCGGGCGCGGGGCCCGCATCATCGGCGCCTGCTGTGGCAGCACGCCGGCTCACCTGCAGGCAATGGGCGAGGTGCTCCGGGATCAACTGGCTGCCTAG
- a CDS encoding virulence factor, translating to MATYQVVLWRDIPLQVRVGGHGKGRVSRSLSDRFQQAADAAAVQGGRTDSDAYLAELRTQEWVERDGAPQAVAEAVAAELEAAFTDDQLRQLVRNGGSRL from the coding sequence ATGGCGACGTATCAAGTGGTGCTCTGGCGGGACATCCCCTTGCAGGTCCGCGTGGGCGGGCATGGCAAGGGCCGGGTGTCGAGAAGCCTGAGTGATCGTTTTCAGCAGGCCGCCGATGCCGCAGCCGTGCAGGGCGGTCGGACCGATAGCGATGCCTACCTGGCTGAGTTGCGCACCCAGGAGTGGGTGGAGCGCGACGGGGCGCCCCAGGCCGTGGCCGAGGCTGTGGCGGCAGAGCTGGAGGCAGCCTTCACGGATGACCAGCTCAGACAACTGGTGCGCAACGGCGGCAGCCGGCTCTGA
- a CDS encoding methylenetetrahydrofolate reductase C-terminal domain-containing protein, translated as MSFLQDHPVWLERAYAATEGGLRPFRRWLRRGGWIEQALIAGEELGKGVVFDCRMCGSCVLHSTGMTCPMTCPKNMRNGPCGGVQQDGRCEILRERPCIWVQAWSRSEDMPHYGAEVLTVLPPLDQRLQGGSAWIHEFEGLASEKPAGWQRP; from the coding sequence ATGTCCTTCCTGCAAGATCATCCGGTGTGGCTGGAGCGAGCCTATGCCGCCACCGAGGGCGGCCTGCGGCCATTTCGCCGCTGGCTGCGCCGGGGCGGCTGGATAGAGCAGGCACTGATCGCTGGCGAGGAGCTGGGCAAGGGCGTGGTGTTTGACTGCCGGATGTGCGGCAGCTGCGTCCTGCACAGCACGGGCATGACCTGTCCCATGACCTGCCCCAAGAACATGCGCAACGGCCCGTGCGGAGGCGTGCAGCAGGATGGCCGCTGCGAGATTCTGCGCGAGCGCCCCTGCATCTGGGTGCAGGCATGGAGTCGTTCGGAAGACATGCCGCACTACGGGGCGGAGGTCCTGACCGTGCTACCACCGCTCGACCAGCGCCTGCAGGGCGGTTCTGCCTGGATCCATGAGTTCGAAGGGCTCGCCTCGGAGAAGCCGGCCGGATGGCAGCGCCCCTGA
- a CDS encoding corrinoid protein, with translation MTDERDIAQIETQELIEKMQDDLYDGLADPVVAGVHELLRRKMTPYDLLTKVLVGGMDIVGADFRDGVLFVPEVLMAAKAMKRGMEILRPLLAETGAPQVGTMVIGTVKGDIHDIGKNLVAMMMEGAGFKVVNLGINNDAEAFLAAVREHNPSILGMSALLTTTMPYMGVVIKALKEASMRKDLIVLVGGAPLNAAFAEEVEADAYCRDAAVAVETAKKLSAIKNG, from the coding sequence ATGACAGACGAAAGAGACATCGCGCAAATCGAAACGCAAGAATTGATCGAGAAGATGCAGGATGACCTGTACGACGGGCTTGCCGACCCGGTCGTGGCCGGGGTGCATGAGCTGCTGCGCCGCAAGATGACCCCATACGATCTCCTGACCAAGGTGCTGGTCGGGGGGATGGACATCGTCGGGGCGGACTTTCGGGACGGGGTGCTGTTCGTGCCGGAAGTACTGATGGCGGCCAAAGCGATGAAGCGCGGCATGGAAATTCTGAGGCCACTCTTGGCCGAAACCGGGGCGCCCCAGGTCGGCACGATGGTCATCGGCACGGTCAAGGGAGACATCCATGACATCGGCAAGAACCTGGTGGCGATGATGATGGAAGGTGCCGGATTCAAGGTGGTCAACCTTGGGATCAACAACGATGCCGAGGCATTCCTGGCGGCTGTGCGTGAACACAACCCGAGTATCCTTGGCATGAGTGCCCTGCTCACGACCACCATGCCGTACATGGGGGTGGTGATCAAGGCTTTGAAAGAGGCCAGCATGCGCAAAGACCTGATCGTCCTGGTGGGCGGCGCGCCGCTCAACGCCGCCTTTGCGGAGGAGGTCGAGGCCGATGCCTACTGTCGCGACGCGGCCGTGGCGGTCGAGACGGCCAAGAAGTTGAGTGCCATCAAGAACGGCTAG
- a CDS encoding dihydropteroate synthase, translating into METVITSPTKQVRIGAEHPFVMIGERINPTGRSKLAVEMAAGNFERVRADAVAQVAAGAQMLDVNAGIPLADEPAILAEAIRQVQSVVDVPLSIDSSVLAALEAGLAAYHGKALINSVTGEDERLEVVLPLARQYGAAVIGVANDETGISQDPDVRFLVAEKIVRRAEAYGLPRSDVLIDPLVMPVGAVPAAGVSVFRLLRRLRDELGVNTVCGASNVSFGLPGRPVLNTTFLAMAIASGLTSAITNPLEESTRQTIRACNVMMAHDPNCAAWLASQRPAAAPGDDRAARRERRRQERMEG; encoded by the coding sequence ATGGAGACTGTGATCACCTCACCCACGAAGCAAGTGCGCATCGGCGCCGAGCATCCCTTTGTGATGATCGGCGAGCGCATCAATCCCACAGGACGGTCGAAGCTTGCCGTCGAAATGGCTGCCGGCAACTTCGAACGGGTGCGGGCGGATGCCGTGGCTCAGGTGGCTGCCGGGGCTCAGATGCTGGACGTCAACGCCGGCATCCCCCTGGCGGATGAGCCCGCCATCTTGGCGGAAGCTATCCGTCAAGTGCAGTCGGTTGTCGACGTGCCCTTGAGCATCGACTCCTCGGTGCTGGCGGCGTTGGAGGCAGGCCTGGCGGCCTACCACGGGAAGGCGCTGATCAACTCGGTGACCGGTGAAGATGAACGGCTGGAGGTGGTCCTGCCGCTGGCCAGGCAATACGGGGCGGCGGTGATCGGCGTAGCCAACGACGAAACCGGCATCTCCCAGGACCCCGATGTGCGCTTCCTGGTCGCCGAGAAGATCGTGCGGCGGGCGGAGGCCTATGGCCTGCCGCGCTCGGATGTGCTGATCGACCCCCTGGTGATGCCAGTCGGCGCCGTTCCCGCCGCAGGGGTGTCGGTCTTCCGCCTGCTGCGCCGCTTGCGCGACGAACTCGGAGTGAACACCGTCTGCGGCGCCTCCAATGTGTCCTTCGGCTTGCCCGGCCGGCCGGTGCTGAACACGACGTTTCTGGCCATGGCGATCGCCTCTGGCCTGACCAGCGCCATCACCAACCCGCTGGAGGAAAGCACCCGCCAGACAATCCGGGCGTGCAATGTGATGATGGCCCACGATCCGAACTGCGCTGCCTGGCTGGCCTCGCAGCGGCCGGCGGCAGCCCCGGGGGACGACCGCGCCGCGCGGCGCGAGCGGCGGCGCCAGGAGCGGATGGAGGGATAG